From Proteiniborus sp. MB09-C3, the proteins below share one genomic window:
- the hag gene encoding flagellin Hag, translating into MRINNNLMAVNTHRQLGITTGYQAKSMEKLSSGLKINRAGDDAAGLSISEKMRNQIRGLNQASANSQDAISLIQTAEGALTETHNILKRMRELVVKAGNAGTLQDEDISAIQDEIKELNKELTGIADRTQFNGKQLLNGDFNSGIGVFQIGANSGQTMKLAIQTSGGKGVSASDLGVSGLDVTSLTASGSIDAELKMVDDAIGQVSSLRSRLGANQNRLEYTIKNLDNAAENLQSAEARIRDTDMAKEMVEFTKQNILQQAAQAMLAQANQAPQGVLQLLR; encoded by the coding sequence ATGAGAATTAATAACAACTTAATGGCAGTTAATACTCACAGACAATTGGGTATCACAACTGGATACCAAGCAAAATCAATGGAAAAATTATCATCAGGATTAAAAATTAACAGAGCTGGAGATGACGCAGCTGGTCTATCAATCTCTGAAAAGATGAGAAACCAAATCAGAGGATTAAATCAAGCATCAGCTAACTCACAAGATGCTATATCATTAATTCAAACAGCTGAAGGTGCATTAACTGAAACCCATAACATTCTTAAGAGAATGAGAGAACTAGTAGTTAAAGCTGGTAATGCAGGAACATTACAAGACGAAGATATTAGTGCAATTCAAGACGAAATAAAAGAATTAAATAAAGAATTAACTGGTATAGCAGACCGTACTCAATTCAATGGTAAGCAACTACTAAATGGAGATTTTAATAGTGGCATTGGAGTTTTTCAAATAGGTGCTAACAGCGGACAAACAATGAAATTAGCTATACAAACATCAGGAGGCAAAGGGGTATCAGCTAGTGATTTAGGAGTAAGTGGTCTTGATGTTACATCTTTAACAGCTTCAGGGTCTATTGATGCTGAGCTTAAAATGGTGGATGATGCTATAGGTCAAGTTTCTAGTTTACGTTCTAGATTAGGTGCTAACCAAAACAGACTTGAATACACTATCAAGAATTTAGACAATGCTGCTGAAAACCTACAATCAGCAGAAGCAAGAATTAGAGATACAGACATGGCTAAAGAAATGGTAGAATTCACTAAACAAAACATTCTACAACAAGCAGCTCAGGCCATGCTAGCGCAGGCAAACCAAGCTCCGCAAGGAGTACTTCAATTATTAAGATAA
- a CDS encoding 6-hydroxymethylpterin diphosphokinase MptE-like protein — protein sequence MLLVDNIVILKELFPTTLSKLKEIENNIDEEYIKIEDTKNGHKTLSIKKENKSIYLHSKYNPIREAEAIIEEYKVIQPNSSVIFYGTGLGYHIDIFLEKYTDVSYYIYEPVPEILYAYLSNKDIKDLPSKKLKGMVTGTDKENIYNFLNKYLSKSTGKTVMVVLPQHKNLFEEDYKNFLSIYREVAKNKKSGILTEHAFQKRWILNSMKNFNEVLFTPNILIEKRGQFKGKTALLVAAGPSLNEEIENIRYIKENKLAYIFSVGSAINTLIHNKIYPDAACTYDPTERNQIVFEKVKEMGIANIPMIFGSSVGYETLENYKGDKYHMLTSQDTIAAYYLKAEENTSIDFVFDAPSIAVVTLQLLYKLGFSTIILAGQNLAYRDKKRHSEGIDYSTDVTEEEIKKGIWTKDVYGNEVLTDEGFNRMRQQMELYIGSFENTKVINSTKGGAHIEGTTFIELEEIIREYLKESIVEENWLVFQKNSYSEDHLLSQSKKMDREYQETSKIIKEYYRILESIDTFTKNRNFNQAEKMYVKLDRVLSKVEKNKFFQTFILPMNRVSYKTLADSIDGLNEEKDKALKGERISNSFRQFMDKCKEDIETIYDVYTEMKKAIDSFKLDS from the coding sequence ATGCTATTGGTTGACAATATAGTAATATTGAAAGAGCTTTTTCCTACAACTCTGTCGAAATTAAAAGAAATAGAAAATAATATAGACGAAGAGTATATAAAAATAGAAGATACAAAAAACGGACATAAAACTTTATCAATAAAAAAAGAAAATAAAAGCATATATTTACATAGTAAATATAACCCTATTAGGGAAGCCGAAGCAATTATAGAAGAATATAAGGTTATTCAGCCGAATAGTAGTGTAATATTTTATGGTACTGGATTGGGATACCATATAGACATATTCTTAGAAAAGTATACAGATGTGAGTTACTATATATATGAACCTGTACCAGAAATATTATATGCTTATTTATCGAATAAAGATATAAAAGACCTTCCATCAAAGAAACTGAAGGGTATGGTTACTGGAACAGATAAAGAAAACATATATAATTTCCTAAATAAATACTTAAGCAAATCAACTGGTAAAACTGTCATGGTTGTACTTCCTCAGCATAAAAATTTGTTTGAAGAAGATTATAAAAACTTCTTAAGTATTTACAGAGAAGTAGCTAAAAATAAAAAAAGTGGTATTTTAACAGAGCATGCTTTTCAAAAGCGCTGGATACTAAACAGCATGAAGAATTTTAATGAAGTTTTATTTACACCTAATATACTTATAGAGAAAAGAGGACAGTTTAAAGGTAAAACTGCTTTGCTAGTTGCAGCAGGCCCTTCATTAAACGAAGAAATAGAGAATATACGATATATTAAAGAAAATAAGTTAGCCTATATATTTAGCGTAGGTTCAGCTATAAATACTTTGATCCATAACAAAATATACCCTGATGCGGCTTGTACATATGACCCTACAGAAAGAAATCAAATAGTATTTGAAAAGGTTAAGGAAATGGGTATAGCGAATATACCTATGATATTTGGTTCAAGTGTAGGCTATGAGACATTAGAAAATTATAAAGGTGACAAATACCATATGCTAACCAGTCAGGATACTATAGCAGCTTATTATTTAAAAGCTGAAGAGAATACAAGTATAGATTTTGTATTTGATGCTCCATCTATTGCTGTAGTTACATTGCAGCTTTTATATAAATTAGGCTTTAGTACTATAATACTTGCTGGTCAAAACTTAGCTTATAGAGATAAAAAAAGGCATTCTGAAGGGATTGACTATAGTACCGATGTAACTGAAGAAGAAATTAAAAAAGGTATATGGACAAAAGATGTATATGGTAATGAAGTACTGACAGATGAAGGATTCAATAGGATGAGACAACAAATGGAATTATATATAGGAAGTTTTGAAAACACAAAGGTTATAAATAGTACTAAAGGTGGAGCTCATATAGAAGGAACTACTTTTATAGAACTAGAAGAAATAATAAGAGAATATCTAAAAGAAAGTATAGTAGAAGAAAACTGGCTAGTCTTTCAAAAAAATAGTTATAGTGAAGACCATTTGTTATCACAGTCTAAGAAAATGGATAGAGAGTATCAAGAAACATCTAAAATAATAAAAGAATACTATAGAATCTTAGAGAGTATAGATACATTTACTAAAAATAGGAATTTTAATCAAGCTGAAAAAATGTACGTAAAGCTAGATAGAGTTTTAAGTAAGGTAGAGAAAAACAAGTTCTTTCAAACTTTTATTCTACCTATGAACAGAGTAAGCTATAAAACTTTAGCAGATAGCATAGATGGCTTGAATGAAGAAAAAGATAAGGCTTTAAAAGGTGAACGAATTTCAAATAGCTTTAGGCAGTTTATGGACAAGTGTAAAGAGGATATAGAAACCATTTATGATGTATATACCGAGATGAAGAAAGCTATAGATAGTTTTAAATTAGATAGCTAG
- the csrA gene encoding carbon storage regulator CsrA gives MLILTRKTNESIVINNNIEIIVVGIEDGKVKLGINAPKNIDIHRKEIYENIKAENKYAAQPKSIDLSVLEDLLKKSKF, from the coding sequence ATGCTAATACTTACCAGAAAAACTAATGAGAGTATAGTCATAAATAACAATATAGAAATAATTGTAGTGGGAATAGAGGATGGCAAAGTAAAATTGGGTATAAATGCACCAAAGAATATAGATATACATAGAAAAGAGATATATGAAAACATCAAGGCTGAAAATAAGTATGCTGCACAGCCTAAATCAATAGACTTATCAGTACTAGAAGATTTGCTGAAAAAGTCTAAATTTTAG